One Helianthus annuus cultivar XRQ/B chromosome 7, HanXRQr2.0-SUNRISE, whole genome shotgun sequence genomic region harbors:
- the LOC110903290 gene encoding auxin-responsive protein SAUR50-like — protein MGLRKSQNKQTQATVLKKFIKKGSNFRDDEGYPTDVPRGHFVVYIGDTRSRYVVPISWLHHKGFQSLLQRAEEEFGFNHEMGLTIPCHEQDFLSLLSVIG, from the coding sequence ATGGGTCTTAGAAaatcacaaaacaaacaaacacaagcAACCGTGCTCAAGAAGTTTATCAAGAAAGGCTCAAACTTTAGAGATGATGAAGGCTACCCAACCGACGTCCCTAGAGGACACTTTGTCGTGTACATTGGAGATACAAGAAGTCGATATGTTGTACCCATATCGTGGCTACATCACAAGGGCTTCCAAAGCTTACTACAACGGGCCGAGGAAGAGTTTGGGTTCAACCATGAAATGGGATTAACCATTCCTTGTCATGAACAAGATTTCTTGTCCCTCTTATCCGTCATAGGATGA